The following are encoded in a window of Thunnus albacares chromosome 9, fThuAlb1.1, whole genome shotgun sequence genomic DNA:
- the plpp2b gene encoding phospholipid phosphatase 2b, whose amino-acid sequence MNGKKMEELRKKKLYVVMDVLCVLVAALPFIIMNIVFKPYQRGVYCDDESIMYPLKPDTITHGMLAAVTISCTVIIISSGEAYLVYSKRIYSNSDFNQYVAALYKVVGTFLFGAAVSQSLTELAKFTIGRPRPNFMAICAPKVCTGYMQVINCTGRLEDVTESRLSFYSGHSSFGMYCMLFLALYVQARLVAKWARLLRPTIQFFLVAFAVYVGYTRVSDYKHHWSDVLVGLLQGALIAVLNVRFVSDFFKKRPPRCTRADTADSEEPERKPSLQIADSDHSNHYNYHHNPGPV is encoded by the exons ATGAACGGAAagaagatggaggagctgaggaagaagaagctGTACGTGGTGATGGACGTGCTGTGCGTTTTAGTGG CGGCACTGCCCTTCATCATTATGAACATTGTGTTCAAGCCATATCAAAGGGGGGTTTACTGTGACGATGAGAGCATCATGTACCCCCTCAAACCGGATACCATCACCCACGGCATGCTGGCAGCAGTCACCATCTCCTGCACTGTCATCATT ATCTCCTCCGGCGAGGCTTATCTGGTCTACAGCAAGAGGATTTACTCTAATTCAGACTTCAACCAGTATGTAGCTGCACTCTACAAGGTAGTGGGTACCTTTTTGTTCGGAGCAGCTGTCAGCCAGTCGCTGACCGAACTTGCCAAGTTCACCATTGGCCGCCCGAGACCTAACTTCATGGCCATATGTGCCCCCAAGGTGTGCACAGGATACATGCAGGTGATCAACTGCACTGGCAGGCTTGAGGACGTCACAGAGTCCAG ATTGTCCTTCTACTCTGGTCACTCTTCTTTCGGGATGTACTGCATGCTTTTCCTAGCG CTTTACGTGCAGGCGAGACTGGTGGCTAAGTGGGCCAGACTTCTTCGGCCCACCATCCAGTTCTTCCTGGTGGCCTTCGCGGTGTATGTGGGTTACACCCGAGTCTCTGATTACAAGCACCACTGGAGCGACGTGCTGGTGGGGCTGCTGCAGGGAGCGCTCATTGCTGTACTCAAT GTGCGCTTTGTGTCAGACTTCTTTAAGAAGCGTCCTCCACGTTGCACTAGGGCAGACACAGCTGACAGCGAAGAGCCAGAGAGGAAACCCAGTCTTCAGATTGCAGACTCCGATCACAGCAACCATTACAACTATCACCACAACCCTGGCCCTGTGTGA